In Mixophyes fleayi isolate aMixFle1 chromosome 4, aMixFle1.hap1, whole genome shotgun sequence, the following proteins share a genomic window:
- the AP3B2 gene encoding AP-3 complex subunit beta-2 isoform X4 produces MSASPGYSEEKGGSLGEPEYGQDPASGGIFSSDYKRHDDLKEMLDSNKDSLKLEAMKRIVAMIARGKNTSDLFPAVVKNVACKNIEVKKLVYVYLVRYAEEQQDLALLSISTFQRGLKDPNQLIRASALRVLSSIRVPIIVPIMMLAIKEAASDMSPYVRKTAAHAIPKLYSLDSDQKDQLIEVIEKLLSDKTTLVAGSVVMAFEEVCPERIDLIHKNYRKLCNLLIDVEEWGQVVIINMLTRYARTQFLNPNQNESLLEDNPEKAFYGSDDDEGSKEEKSEPSSLVKRKPYIMDPDHRLLLRNTKPLLQSRNAAVVMAVAQLYFHLAPKAEVGVIAKALVRLLRSHSEVQYVVLQNVATMSIKRRGMFEPYLKSFYIRSTDPTQIKILKLEVLTNLANETNISIILREFQTYIRSMDKDFVAATIQAIGRCATNIGKVRDTCLNGLVQLLSNRDELVVAESVVVIKKLLQMQPAQHSEIIKHMAKLTDNIQVPMARASILWLIGEYCEHVPKIAPDVLRKMAKSFTNEEDIVKLQTINLAAKLYLTNSKQTKLLTQYVLNLAKYDQNYDIRDRTRFIRQLIVPVEKSGTLSKHAKKLFLAQKPAPILESSFKDRDHFQLGSLSHLLNAKAVGYQELPDWPEEAPDPSVRNVEVPEWTKCPSREKRKEREEKPFYSDSDGESGPTESADSEPESVSESESDGSGSGSGSGSDSEEEEESEEEDESEKEEKKKIRKKEAQSEGSDESEQEQKVASRGKKTPVKTSQKSASEDSSSESSQSESDSSEEDEDEEDEKEEPQPEPKKKSSSVTKPVLKKPKESKEMSLLDLDDFSVPSAPLVTSRSIGSSSLVADLEGLSLTDTSLTPTVISPIFSSGRTFELLHRMTGEGISVEYIFSRQPFTPDHRMVSVQIQISNNSESEVRNIRINEPKLLSGMRMQEFQEIESLPPGESTTVILGIDFCDSTQAANFQLCTHTRQFYVSIQPPVGELMEPVFMSENDFKREQSKLTGMNEITERLAVSGKYHSDHIIVQRVISAANMNRVPCGADKEYRFAAKTVTSGTVVLVTLTLKDAASALLTINSEKMVIATMLAKDIVQALTQ; encoded by the exons ACATGATGACTTGAAAGAAATGCTGGACAGTAACAAGGACTCTCTTAAGTTGGAAGCCATGAAGAGGATTGTTGCT ATGATAGCTCGAGGAAAGAATACATCTGACCTGTTTCCAGCTGTTGTGAAGAATGTGGCCTGCAAGAACATTGAG GTAAAAAAATTGGTTTATGTCTATTTGGTTCGATATGCTGAGGAGCAACAGGATCTGGCCCTTCTCTCCATCTCCACCTTTCAGCGAGGGTTAAAG GATCCCAATCAGCTGATCCGTGCCAGCGCTCTGCGTGTTCTCTCCAGTATCCGTGTGCCAATCATTGTGCCAATTATGATGCTTGCTATAAAGGAAGCTGCTTCTGACATGTCTCCCTATGTGCGCAAGACAGCAGCACATGCTATACCCAAACTGTATAG CTTGGACTCTGACCAGAAGGACCAACTCATCGAAGTGATAGAGAAACTGCTGTCTGACAAAACAACA CTGGTGGCAGGTAGCGTAGTGATGGCGTTTGAAGAGGTCTGTCCTGAGCGTATTGATCTAATTCATAAGAATTACCGCAAGCTGTGTAACCTGCTGATAGATGTGGAGGAGTGGGGGCAGGTGGTTATTATCAATATGCTGACACGTTACGCAAGGACCCAGTTTCTGAACCCCAATCAAAAT GAGTCTCTCCTCGAGGACAACCCAGAGAAAGCTTTCTATGGCTCAGACGATGATGAAGGGAGCAAAGAAGAGAAGTCAGAGCCATCGTCTCTGGTGAAGCGTAAGCCATACATCATGGACCCGGACCACCGCCTCCTTCTCCGCAACACTAAACCCCTTTTGCAGAGTCGCAATGCTGCT GTGGTTATGGCAGTGGCACAACTATATTTTCATCTGGCACCAAAAGCAGAAGTTGGGGTTATAGCAAAGGCCTTGGTTCGGTTGCTGCGCAGTCACAG TGAGGTCCAATATGTAGTACTTCAGAATGTGGCAACAATGTCAATCAAGAGAAGG GGCATGTTTGAGCCGTACCTAAAAAGTTTCTACATCCGATCTACTGACCCAACCCAGATTAAAATTCTGAAG CTGGAAGTCCTGACAAATCTAGCTAATGAGACCAACATTTCCATCATACTGCGAGAGTTCCAG ACTTACATCCGCAGCATGGATAAGGATTTTGTGGCTGCTACAATACAGGCCATTGGACGATGTGCGACTAACATTGGCAAAGTCCGCGACACCTGCCTCAATGGGCTTGTTCAGCTGCTATCAAACCGGGATG AGCTGGTGGTAGCAGAATCGGTGGTGGTTATCAAGAAATTGCTACAAATGCAACCCGCACAGCACAGTGAGATAATCAAACACATGGCCAAGTTAACCGACAATATCCAG GTGCCTATGGCTCGAGCCAGTATCCTGTGGCTGATTGGTGAGTACTGTGAACATGTGCCTAAAATAGCTCCTGATGTATTAAGGAAGATGGCCAAGTCGTTCACTAATGAAGAAGATATTGTTAAACTGCAAACCATAAACCTTGCTGCAAAGCTCTACCTGACCAACTCTAAGCAG ACAAAGCTCCTTACTCAGTATGTTCTGAATCTGGCCAAGTATGACCAAAATTATGACATCAGAGACAGAACGAGATTCATCCGCCAGTTGATTGTCCCCGTGGAAAAAAGCGGAACACTTAGCAAGCATGCCAAGAAGCTCTTCCTGGCACAGAAACCTGCACCTATACTTGAGTCTTCATTTAAAG ATCGGGATCACTTTCAGTTGGGCTCCCTCTCTCACCTACTGAATGCCAAAGCTGTTGGGTACCAGGAGCTTCCAGACTGGCCAGAGGAGGCTCCCGATCCATCTGTGCGCAACGTGGAG GTACCTGAGTGGACCAAGTGTCCAAGCAGAGAGAAgaggaaggagagggaggagaaaCCATTTTACTCTGACTCAGATGGCGAATCAGGACCAACCGAATCTGCAGACAGTG AGCCAGAGTCAGTGAGCGAGTCAGAGAGTGACGGGAGTGGCAGCGGTAGTGGATCTGGCTCAGAcagtgaggaagaggaagagagtgaagaggaagatgagtctgagaaggaggagaagaaaaaGATAAGGAAGAAAGAGGCACAGAGCGAGGGAAG TGATGAAagtgaacaggagcagaaggtGGCCTCTAGGGGGAAAAAGACCCCTGTGAAAACATCCCAGAAATCAGCCTCAGAGGACAGCAGCTCAGAGAGCAGTCAGTCTGAGAGCGACTCTTCAGAAGAGGATGAAGATGAAGAGGATGAGAAAGAGGAACCGCAGCCTGAGCCTAAGAAGAAGAGT TCTTCCGTCACCAAACCAGTATTGAAAAAGCCCAAGGAGTCCAAGGAGATGTCTTTGCTGGATCTTGACGACT TCTCAGTCCCCTCTGCTCCACTGGTAACCTCAAGAAGCATTGGATCGTCCAGTCTGGTGGCTGACCTGGAGGGACTGTCCTTAACGGATACTTCCCTGACCCCCACA GTAATTAGTCCAATATTCTCTTCTGGACGGACCTTTGAGCTGCTACATCGTATGACAGGGGAGGGTATCTCCGTGGAATATATATTCAGTCGCCAGCCATTCACTCCAGACCATCGTATGGTGTCTGTGCAAATACAGATCTCCAACAATTCAGAGAGTGAGGTGCGGAATATCCGTATTAATGAACCCAAGTTACTCTCTGGGATGAGGATGCAAGAATTCCAGGAGATAG AATCACTGCCCCCTGGAGAAAGTACCACTGTTATACTGGGCATTGATTTCTGTGACTCCACGCAAGCTGCCAACTTCCAGCTCTG CACACACACCCGACAGTTCTACGTTTCCATCCAGCCGCCAGTGGGAGAACTCATGGAACCTGTTTTTATGAGTGAAAATGATTTCAAAAGAGAGCAGA GTAAACTTACTGGTATGAATGAGATCACAGAGCGGTTGGCAGTGTCTGGGAAATATCACAGTGACCATATCATTGTGCAACGAGTTATTTCTGCTGCTAACATGAACCGTGTCCCATGTGGTGCTGATAAAGAATACAG
- the AP3B2 gene encoding AP-3 complex subunit beta-2 isoform X3: MSASPGYSEEKGGSLGEPEYGQDPASGGIFSSDYKRHDDLKEMLDSNKDSLKLEAMKRIVAMIARGKNTSDLFPAVVKNVACKNIEVKKLVYVYLVRYAEEQQDLALLSISTFQRGLKDPNQLIRASALRVLSSIRVPIIVPIMMLAIKEAASDMSPYVRKTAAHAIPKLYSLDSDQKDQLIEVIEKLLSDKTTLVAGSVVMAFEEVCPERIDLIHKNYRKLCNLLIDVEEWGQVVIINMLTRYARTQFLNPNQNESLLEDNPEKAFYGSDDDEGSKEEKSEPSSLVKRKPYIMDPDHRLLLRNTKPLLQSRNAAVVMAVAQLYFHLAPKAEVGVIAKALVRLLRSHSEVQYVVLQNVATMSIKRRGMFEPYLKSFYIRSTDPTQIKILKLEVLTNLANETNISIILREFQTYIRSMDKDFVAATIQAIGRCATNIGKVRDTCLNGLVQLLSNRDELVVAESVVVIKKLLQMQPAQHSEIIKHMAKLTDNIQVPMARASILWLIGEYCEHVPKIAPDVLRKMAKSFTNEEDIVKLQTINLAAKLYLTNSKQTKLLTQYVLNLAKYDQNYDIRDRTRFIRQLIVPVEKSGTLSKHAKKLFLAQKPAPILESSFKDRDHFQLGSLSHLLNAKAVGYQELPDWPEEAPDPSVRNVEVKETVPEWTKCPSREKRKEREEKPFYSDSDGESGPTESADSEPESVSESESDGSGSGSGSGSDSEEEEESEEEDESEKEEKKKIRKKEAQSEGSDESEQEQKVASRGKKTPVKTSQKSASEDSSSESSQSESDSSEEDEDEEDEKEEPQPEPKKKSSSVTKPVLKKPKESKEMSLLDLDDFSVPSAPLVTSRSIGSSSLVADLEGLSLTDTSLTPTVISPIFSSGRTFELLHRMTGEGISVEYIFSRQPFTPDHRMVSVQIQISNNSESEVRNIRINEPKLLSGMRMQEFQEIESLPPGESTTVILGIDFCDSTQAANFQLCTHTRQFYVSIQPPVGELMEPVFMSENDFKREQSKLTGMNEITERLAVSGKYHSDHIIVQRVISAANMNRVPCGADKEYRFAAKTVTSGTVVLVTLTLKDAASALLTINSEKMVIATMLAKDIVQALTQ; the protein is encoded by the exons ACATGATGACTTGAAAGAAATGCTGGACAGTAACAAGGACTCTCTTAAGTTGGAAGCCATGAAGAGGATTGTTGCT ATGATAGCTCGAGGAAAGAATACATCTGACCTGTTTCCAGCTGTTGTGAAGAATGTGGCCTGCAAGAACATTGAG GTAAAAAAATTGGTTTATGTCTATTTGGTTCGATATGCTGAGGAGCAACAGGATCTGGCCCTTCTCTCCATCTCCACCTTTCAGCGAGGGTTAAAG GATCCCAATCAGCTGATCCGTGCCAGCGCTCTGCGTGTTCTCTCCAGTATCCGTGTGCCAATCATTGTGCCAATTATGATGCTTGCTATAAAGGAAGCTGCTTCTGACATGTCTCCCTATGTGCGCAAGACAGCAGCACATGCTATACCCAAACTGTATAG CTTGGACTCTGACCAGAAGGACCAACTCATCGAAGTGATAGAGAAACTGCTGTCTGACAAAACAACA CTGGTGGCAGGTAGCGTAGTGATGGCGTTTGAAGAGGTCTGTCCTGAGCGTATTGATCTAATTCATAAGAATTACCGCAAGCTGTGTAACCTGCTGATAGATGTGGAGGAGTGGGGGCAGGTGGTTATTATCAATATGCTGACACGTTACGCAAGGACCCAGTTTCTGAACCCCAATCAAAAT GAGTCTCTCCTCGAGGACAACCCAGAGAAAGCTTTCTATGGCTCAGACGATGATGAAGGGAGCAAAGAAGAGAAGTCAGAGCCATCGTCTCTGGTGAAGCGTAAGCCATACATCATGGACCCGGACCACCGCCTCCTTCTCCGCAACACTAAACCCCTTTTGCAGAGTCGCAATGCTGCT GTGGTTATGGCAGTGGCACAACTATATTTTCATCTGGCACCAAAAGCAGAAGTTGGGGTTATAGCAAAGGCCTTGGTTCGGTTGCTGCGCAGTCACAG TGAGGTCCAATATGTAGTACTTCAGAATGTGGCAACAATGTCAATCAAGAGAAGG GGCATGTTTGAGCCGTACCTAAAAAGTTTCTACATCCGATCTACTGACCCAACCCAGATTAAAATTCTGAAG CTGGAAGTCCTGACAAATCTAGCTAATGAGACCAACATTTCCATCATACTGCGAGAGTTCCAG ACTTACATCCGCAGCATGGATAAGGATTTTGTGGCTGCTACAATACAGGCCATTGGACGATGTGCGACTAACATTGGCAAAGTCCGCGACACCTGCCTCAATGGGCTTGTTCAGCTGCTATCAAACCGGGATG AGCTGGTGGTAGCAGAATCGGTGGTGGTTATCAAGAAATTGCTACAAATGCAACCCGCACAGCACAGTGAGATAATCAAACACATGGCCAAGTTAACCGACAATATCCAG GTGCCTATGGCTCGAGCCAGTATCCTGTGGCTGATTGGTGAGTACTGTGAACATGTGCCTAAAATAGCTCCTGATGTATTAAGGAAGATGGCCAAGTCGTTCACTAATGAAGAAGATATTGTTAAACTGCAAACCATAAACCTTGCTGCAAAGCTCTACCTGACCAACTCTAAGCAG ACAAAGCTCCTTACTCAGTATGTTCTGAATCTGGCCAAGTATGACCAAAATTATGACATCAGAGACAGAACGAGATTCATCCGCCAGTTGATTGTCCCCGTGGAAAAAAGCGGAACACTTAGCAAGCATGCCAAGAAGCTCTTCCTGGCACAGAAACCTGCACCTATACTTGAGTCTTCATTTAAAG ATCGGGATCACTTTCAGTTGGGCTCCCTCTCTCACCTACTGAATGCCAAAGCTGTTGGGTACCAGGAGCTTCCAGACTGGCCAGAGGAGGCTCCCGATCCATCTGTGCGCAACGTGGAGGTGAAGGAAACT GTACCTGAGTGGACCAAGTGTCCAAGCAGAGAGAAgaggaaggagagggaggagaaaCCATTTTACTCTGACTCAGATGGCGAATCAGGACCAACCGAATCTGCAGACAGTG AGCCAGAGTCAGTGAGCGAGTCAGAGAGTGACGGGAGTGGCAGCGGTAGTGGATCTGGCTCAGAcagtgaggaagaggaagagagtgaagaggaagatgagtctgagaaggaggagaagaaaaaGATAAGGAAGAAAGAGGCACAGAGCGAGGGAAG TGATGAAagtgaacaggagcagaaggtGGCCTCTAGGGGGAAAAAGACCCCTGTGAAAACATCCCAGAAATCAGCCTCAGAGGACAGCAGCTCAGAGAGCAGTCAGTCTGAGAGCGACTCTTCAGAAGAGGATGAAGATGAAGAGGATGAGAAAGAGGAACCGCAGCCTGAGCCTAAGAAGAAGAGT TCTTCCGTCACCAAACCAGTATTGAAAAAGCCCAAGGAGTCCAAGGAGATGTCTTTGCTGGATCTTGACGACT TCTCAGTCCCCTCTGCTCCACTGGTAACCTCAAGAAGCATTGGATCGTCCAGTCTGGTGGCTGACCTGGAGGGACTGTCCTTAACGGATACTTCCCTGACCCCCACA GTAATTAGTCCAATATTCTCTTCTGGACGGACCTTTGAGCTGCTACATCGTATGACAGGGGAGGGTATCTCCGTGGAATATATATTCAGTCGCCAGCCATTCACTCCAGACCATCGTATGGTGTCTGTGCAAATACAGATCTCCAACAATTCAGAGAGTGAGGTGCGGAATATCCGTATTAATGAACCCAAGTTACTCTCTGGGATGAGGATGCAAGAATTCCAGGAGATAG AATCACTGCCCCCTGGAGAAAGTACCACTGTTATACTGGGCATTGATTTCTGTGACTCCACGCAAGCTGCCAACTTCCAGCTCTG CACACACACCCGACAGTTCTACGTTTCCATCCAGCCGCCAGTGGGAGAACTCATGGAACCTGTTTTTATGAGTGAAAATGATTTCAAAAGAGAGCAGA GTAAACTTACTGGTATGAATGAGATCACAGAGCGGTTGGCAGTGTCTGGGAAATATCACAGTGACCATATCATTGTGCAACGAGTTATTTCTGCTGCTAACATGAACCGTGTCCCATGTGGTGCTGATAAAGAATACAG
- the AP3B2 gene encoding AP-3 complex subunit beta-2 isoform X5, whose protein sequence is MLDSNKDSLKLEAMKRIVAMIARGKNTSDLFPAVVKNVACKNIEVKKLVYVYLVRYAEEQQDLALLSISTFQRGLKDPNQLIRASALRVLSSIRVPIIVPIMMLAIKEAASDMSPYVRKTAAHAIPKLYSLDSDQKDQLIEVIEKLLSDKTTLVAGSVVMAFEEVCPERIDLIHKNYRKLCNLLIDVEEWGQVVIINMLTRYARTQFLNPNQNESLLEDNPEKAFYGSDDDEGSKEEKSEPSSLVKRKPYIMDPDHRLLLRNTKPLLQSRNAAVVMAVAQLYFHLAPKAEVGVIAKALVRLLRSHSEVQYVVLQNVATMSIKRRGMFEPYLKSFYIRSTDPTQIKILKLEVLTNLANETNISIILREFQTYIRSMDKDFVAATIQAIGRCATNIGKVRDTCLNGLVQLLSNRDELVVAESVVVIKKLLQMQPAQHSEIIKHMAKLTDNIQVPMARASILWLIGEYCEHVPKIAPDVLRKMAKSFTNEEDIVKLQTINLAAKLYLTNSKQTKLLTQYVLNLAKYDQNYDIRDRTRFIRQLIVPVEKSGTLSKHAKKLFLAQKPAPILESSFKDRDHFQLGSLSHLLNAKAVGYQELPDWPEEAPDPSVRNVEVKETVPEWTKCPSREKRKEREEKPFYSDSDGESGPTESADSEPESVSESESDGSGSGSGSGSDSEEEEESEEEDESEKEEKKKIRKKEAQSEGSDESEQEQKVASRGKKTPVKTSQKSASEDSSSESSQSESDSSEEDEDEEDEKEEPQPEPKKKSSSVTKPVLKKPKESKEMSLLDLDDFSVPSAPLVTSRSIGSSSLVADLEGLSLTDTSLTPTVISPIFSSGRTFELLHRMTGEGISVEYIFSRQPFTPDHRMVSVQIQISNNSESEVRNIRINEPKLLSGMRMQEFQEIESLPPGESTTVILGIDFCDSTQAANFQLCTHTRQFYVSIQPPVGELMEPVFMSENDFKREQSKLTGMNEITERLAVSGKYHSDHIIVQRVISAANMNRVPCGADKEYRFAAKTVTSGTVVLVTLTLKDAASALLTINSEKMVIATMLAKDIVQALTQ, encoded by the exons ATGCTGGACAGTAACAAGGACTCTCTTAAGTTGGAAGCCATGAAGAGGATTGTTGCT ATGATAGCTCGAGGAAAGAATACATCTGACCTGTTTCCAGCTGTTGTGAAGAATGTGGCCTGCAAGAACATTGAG GTAAAAAAATTGGTTTATGTCTATTTGGTTCGATATGCTGAGGAGCAACAGGATCTGGCCCTTCTCTCCATCTCCACCTTTCAGCGAGGGTTAAAG GATCCCAATCAGCTGATCCGTGCCAGCGCTCTGCGTGTTCTCTCCAGTATCCGTGTGCCAATCATTGTGCCAATTATGATGCTTGCTATAAAGGAAGCTGCTTCTGACATGTCTCCCTATGTGCGCAAGACAGCAGCACATGCTATACCCAAACTGTATAG CTTGGACTCTGACCAGAAGGACCAACTCATCGAAGTGATAGAGAAACTGCTGTCTGACAAAACAACA CTGGTGGCAGGTAGCGTAGTGATGGCGTTTGAAGAGGTCTGTCCTGAGCGTATTGATCTAATTCATAAGAATTACCGCAAGCTGTGTAACCTGCTGATAGATGTGGAGGAGTGGGGGCAGGTGGTTATTATCAATATGCTGACACGTTACGCAAGGACCCAGTTTCTGAACCCCAATCAAAAT GAGTCTCTCCTCGAGGACAACCCAGAGAAAGCTTTCTATGGCTCAGACGATGATGAAGGGAGCAAAGAAGAGAAGTCAGAGCCATCGTCTCTGGTGAAGCGTAAGCCATACATCATGGACCCGGACCACCGCCTCCTTCTCCGCAACACTAAACCCCTTTTGCAGAGTCGCAATGCTGCT GTGGTTATGGCAGTGGCACAACTATATTTTCATCTGGCACCAAAAGCAGAAGTTGGGGTTATAGCAAAGGCCTTGGTTCGGTTGCTGCGCAGTCACAG TGAGGTCCAATATGTAGTACTTCAGAATGTGGCAACAATGTCAATCAAGAGAAGG GGCATGTTTGAGCCGTACCTAAAAAGTTTCTACATCCGATCTACTGACCCAACCCAGATTAAAATTCTGAAG CTGGAAGTCCTGACAAATCTAGCTAATGAGACCAACATTTCCATCATACTGCGAGAGTTCCAG ACTTACATCCGCAGCATGGATAAGGATTTTGTGGCTGCTACAATACAGGCCATTGGACGATGTGCGACTAACATTGGCAAAGTCCGCGACACCTGCCTCAATGGGCTTGTTCAGCTGCTATCAAACCGGGATG AGCTGGTGGTAGCAGAATCGGTGGTGGTTATCAAGAAATTGCTACAAATGCAACCCGCACAGCACAGTGAGATAATCAAACACATGGCCAAGTTAACCGACAATATCCAG GTGCCTATGGCTCGAGCCAGTATCCTGTGGCTGATTGGTGAGTACTGTGAACATGTGCCTAAAATAGCTCCTGATGTATTAAGGAAGATGGCCAAGTCGTTCACTAATGAAGAAGATATTGTTAAACTGCAAACCATAAACCTTGCTGCAAAGCTCTACCTGACCAACTCTAAGCAG ACAAAGCTCCTTACTCAGTATGTTCTGAATCTGGCCAAGTATGACCAAAATTATGACATCAGAGACAGAACGAGATTCATCCGCCAGTTGATTGTCCCCGTGGAAAAAAGCGGAACACTTAGCAAGCATGCCAAGAAGCTCTTCCTGGCACAGAAACCTGCACCTATACTTGAGTCTTCATTTAAAG ATCGGGATCACTTTCAGTTGGGCTCCCTCTCTCACCTACTGAATGCCAAAGCTGTTGGGTACCAGGAGCTTCCAGACTGGCCAGAGGAGGCTCCCGATCCATCTGTGCGCAACGTGGAGGTGAAGGAAACT GTACCTGAGTGGACCAAGTGTCCAAGCAGAGAGAAgaggaaggagagggaggagaaaCCATTTTACTCTGACTCAGATGGCGAATCAGGACCAACCGAATCTGCAGACAGTG AGCCAGAGTCAGTGAGCGAGTCAGAGAGTGACGGGAGTGGCAGCGGTAGTGGATCTGGCTCAGAcagtgaggaagaggaagagagtgaagaggaagatgagtctgagaaggaggagaagaaaaaGATAAGGAAGAAAGAGGCACAGAGCGAGGGAAG TGATGAAagtgaacaggagcagaaggtGGCCTCTAGGGGGAAAAAGACCCCTGTGAAAACATCCCAGAAATCAGCCTCAGAGGACAGCAGCTCAGAGAGCAGTCAGTCTGAGAGCGACTCTTCAGAAGAGGATGAAGATGAAGAGGATGAGAAAGAGGAACCGCAGCCTGAGCCTAAGAAGAAGAGT TCTTCCGTCACCAAACCAGTATTGAAAAAGCCCAAGGAGTCCAAGGAGATGTCTTTGCTGGATCTTGACGACT TCTCAGTCCCCTCTGCTCCACTGGTAACCTCAAGAAGCATTGGATCGTCCAGTCTGGTGGCTGACCTGGAGGGACTGTCCTTAACGGATACTTCCCTGACCCCCACA GTAATTAGTCCAATATTCTCTTCTGGACGGACCTTTGAGCTGCTACATCGTATGACAGGGGAGGGTATCTCCGTGGAATATATATTCAGTCGCCAGCCATTCACTCCAGACCATCGTATGGTGTCTGTGCAAATACAGATCTCCAACAATTCAGAGAGTGAGGTGCGGAATATCCGTATTAATGAACCCAAGTTACTCTCTGGGATGAGGATGCAAGAATTCCAGGAGATAG AATCACTGCCCCCTGGAGAAAGTACCACTGTTATACTGGGCATTGATTTCTGTGACTCCACGCAAGCTGCCAACTTCCAGCTCTG CACACACACCCGACAGTTCTACGTTTCCATCCAGCCGCCAGTGGGAGAACTCATGGAACCTGTTTTTATGAGTGAAAATGATTTCAAAAGAGAGCAGA GTAAACTTACTGGTATGAATGAGATCACAGAGCGGTTGGCAGTGTCTGGGAAATATCACAGTGACCATATCATTGTGCAACGAGTTATTTCTGCTGCTAACATGAACCGTGTCCCATGTGGTGCTGATAAAGAATACAG